In the Hyalangium ruber genome, one interval contains:
- the mdh gene encoding malate dehydrogenase, giving the protein MAQTRKKKIGLIGGGQIGGNLALLAVQKNLGDVVLFDIPAAEGLVKGKALDINQLSAVDGYDCRVTGSTDWKDVAGSDVIIITAGVPRKPGMSREDLLDINLKIMRDVAANIKQHAPNAFVIKVANPLDAMVFALHKIAELPKNMVVGMAGVLDTSRFKCFVAEALGCSIRDVEALVLGGHGDDMVPLVRHSTVGGVPLTELIAKDKLDAIVKRTREGGAELVGLYKTGSAYFAPASSSIAMAESFLLDRKRVLPGAALLEGQYGINGYFFGVPMQIGAGGVEKIHTVQLDDAEKALLEKSFQSVKKTVDSVKL; this is encoded by the coding sequence ATGGCTCAGACTCGCAAGAAGAAGATCGGTCTCATCGGCGGTGGCCAGATCGGTGGCAACCTGGCGCTGCTCGCCGTCCAGAAGAACCTGGGCGACGTGGTGCTCTTCGACATCCCGGCCGCCGAGGGCCTGGTCAAGGGCAAGGCGCTCGACATCAACCAGCTGTCCGCGGTGGATGGCTATGACTGCCGCGTCACCGGCTCCACGGACTGGAAGGACGTGGCCGGCTCGGACGTCATCATCATCACCGCCGGCGTGCCGCGTAAGCCCGGCATGTCCCGCGAGGACCTGCTGGACATCAACCTGAAGATCATGCGGGACGTGGCGGCCAACATCAAGCAGCACGCCCCCAACGCCTTCGTGATCAAGGTGGCCAACCCGCTGGACGCGATGGTGTTCGCGCTCCACAAGATCGCCGAGCTGCCCAAGAACATGGTGGTGGGCATGGCGGGCGTGCTGGACACCAGCCGCTTCAAGTGCTTCGTGGCCGAGGCGCTGGGCTGCTCCATCCGTGACGTGGAGGCGCTGGTGCTCGGCGGTCACGGCGACGACATGGTGCCCCTGGTGCGTCACAGCACCGTGGGCGGCGTGCCCCTCACCGAGCTGATCGCCAAGGACAAGCTGGACGCCATCGTCAAGCGCACCCGCGAGGGCGGCGCCGAGCTGGTGGGCCTGTACAAGACGGGCAGCGCCTACTTCGCTCCCGCCTCCAGCTCCATCGCCATGGCGGAGAGCTTCCTGCTCGACCGCAAGCGCGTCCTGCCGGGCGCGGCGCTGCTCGAGGGCCAGTACGGCATCAACGGCTACTTCTTCGGCGTGCCGATGCAGATCGGCGCCGGCGGCGTGGAGAAGATCCACACCGTGCAGCTGGATGACGCCGAGAAGGCCCTGCTGGAGAAGTCCTTCCAGTCGGTGAAGAAGACGGTCGACAGCGTCAAGCTGTAG
- the icd gene encoding NADP-dependent isocitrate dehydrogenase yields MAPPSGQKITLQNGKLNVPENPIIPYIEGDGTGRDIWRASQAVFDAAVEKAYKGKKKISWYEVLAGEKSFKQVNNWLPDETVEAFRTYLVGIKGPLTTPVGGGIRSLNVALRQMLDLYVCLRPVRYFKGVPSPVKAPEKVDMVIFRENTEDIYAGIEFEAGSAQAEKFLGWLKQEFPKDAGKVRFPTNVGIGIKPVSKDGSERLIRAAIQYAVEHKRKSVTLVHKGNIMKFTEGAFRKWGYELAAREFGDKVYTWDQWEATKAAKSEEAANAEQKAAVSAGKIIIKDSIADITLQQVLTRPDEFDVIATLNLNGDYLSDALAAQVGGIGIAPGGNINYLSGHAVFEATHGTAPKYADQDKVNPGSVILSGEMMFRHLGWHEAADLIIQGMDKAIAQKTVTYDFARLMKLEGQGTVTEVKCSEFGQAIIKNM; encoded by the coding sequence ATGGCGCCTCCGTCTGGGCAGAAGATCACCCTTCAGAACGGCAAGCTGAACGTGCCGGAAAATCCGATCATCCCCTACATCGAGGGTGACGGCACTGGCCGCGACATCTGGCGTGCCTCACAGGCGGTGTTCGACGCCGCCGTGGAGAAGGCCTACAAGGGCAAGAAGAAGATCTCCTGGTACGAAGTGCTGGCCGGCGAGAAGTCCTTCAAGCAGGTCAACAACTGGCTGCCGGACGAGACCGTCGAGGCCTTTCGCACCTACCTCGTGGGCATCAAGGGCCCGCTGACCACGCCGGTGGGCGGCGGCATCCGCTCGCTCAACGTGGCGCTGCGCCAGATGCTGGACCTGTACGTCTGCCTGCGTCCCGTGCGCTACTTCAAGGGTGTTCCCAGCCCGGTGAAGGCGCCCGAGAAGGTGGACATGGTGATCTTCCGCGAGAACACCGAGGACATCTACGCGGGTATCGAGTTCGAGGCGGGCTCCGCGCAGGCCGAGAAGTTCCTCGGCTGGCTGAAGCAGGAGTTCCCCAAGGACGCCGGCAAGGTCCGCTTCCCCACCAACGTGGGCATCGGCATCAAGCCCGTGTCGAAGGACGGCAGCGAGCGGCTCATCCGCGCCGCCATCCAGTACGCCGTGGAGCACAAGCGCAAGAGCGTCACGCTGGTGCACAAGGGCAACATCATGAAGTTCACCGAGGGCGCCTTCCGCAAGTGGGGCTACGAGCTGGCCGCCCGGGAGTTCGGTGACAAGGTCTACACCTGGGATCAGTGGGAGGCCACCAAGGCCGCCAAGAGCGAGGAGGCCGCCAACGCCGAGCAGAAGGCCGCCGTCTCCGCCGGGAAGATCATCATCAAGGACTCCATCGCGGACATCACCCTGCAGCAGGTGCTCACCCGTCCGGACGAGTTCGACGTCATCGCCACGCTGAACCTCAACGGCGACTACCTCTCGGACGCGCTGGCCGCGCAGGTGGGCGGCATCGGCATCGCGCCGGGCGGCAACATCAACTACCTGTCCGGCCACGCCGTCTTCGAGGCCACCCACGGCACCGCGCCCAAGTACGCGGACCAGGACAAGGTGAACCCCGGCTCGGTCATCCTCTCGGGTGAGATGATGTTCCGTCACCTCGGCTGGCACGAGGCGGCGGATCTCATCATCCAGGGCATGGACAAGGCCATCGCGCAGAAGACGGTCACCTACGACTTCGCCCGCCTGATGAAGCTCGAGGGCCAGGGCACGGTGACCGAGGTCAAGTGCTCGGAGTTCGGGCAGGCCATCATCAAGAACATGTAG
- a CDS encoding SgcJ/EcaC family oxidoreductase — MTHQVSRASLLVLGVSLLLTRGAWADAPQSQDEATLRQMVATQTEAWNRQDAAEWSKDFSPDADFVNIVGTVFQGRAEIEKRHAGIFASIFKGSRSKVTVRRLVFLGPDVAVVDTEHEVTGHSGLPPGVQNTEEPGVLRTRMKYVMKKSGGKWQITSGQNTDVKPPPKSPPPKK; from the coding sequence GTGACACACCAAGTTTCGAGAGCGTCGTTGCTGGTGCTGGGGGTCTCGCTGCTGCTGACGAGGGGCGCCTGGGCCGATGCACCCCAGAGCCAGGACGAGGCGACGCTGCGCCAGATGGTGGCCACCCAGACCGAGGCCTGGAATCGCCAGGACGCCGCGGAGTGGAGCAAGGACTTCTCACCGGACGCCGACTTCGTGAACATCGTCGGCACCGTGTTCCAGGGGCGCGCCGAGATCGAGAAGCGGCATGCCGGCATCTTCGCCAGCATCTTCAAGGGCAGCCGATCGAAGGTGACCGTGCGCCGGCTGGTGTTCCTCGGGCCCGACGTGGCCGTGGTGGACACGGAGCACGAGGTGACGGGGCACTCCGGCCTGCCTCCGGGCGTGCAGAACACCGAGGAGCCCGGCGTGCTGCGCACCCGGATGAAGTACGTGATGAAGAAGAGCGGCGGGAAGTGGCAGATCACTTCCGGACAGAACACGGACGTGAAGCCTCCGCCCAAGAGCCCGCCTCCGAAGAAGTAG
- the menE gene encoding o-succinylbenzoate--CoA ligase: MNFTCPIREGASLWPEQEALTFAGRRWTYRALDAEVGRWVGALQSRGIRVGDRVASLATSHASSVFLFFALGRLGAVHAPLNARLTSAELAPLVEDISPRLTLALKALVDRLPNAEPLETWADAVEAPSSTCESLEEATPRVVLFTSGTTGRPKGAVITEGNFRASARCSAANLGAHPAPRWLGTLPLFHVGGLAMMTRTAYDGGCLVLHDRFEPESVNQAIDAEGVSHASFVATTLERVLDTRGDRPMPETFRLALIGGGPVPAPLLARARAARLLALQTYGLTEACSQVTTERPTEADGRTAGPALPGLEVRIVSPEGEVLGPGREGDIEVRGPTVMAGYLNRPDATREALRDGWLRTRDMGMLDERGRLTVLSRRTDLIVRGGENLYPAEIETVIAAHPAVQEVAVVGVADARWGEVPVAFVVLRSGQALPEDLDGWCRRSLAGFKVPARFLPIDALPRNAMGKVERTVLRQRA; this comes from the coding sequence ATGAACTTCACGTGTCCCATCCGAGAGGGTGCCTCACTCTGGCCGGAGCAGGAGGCCCTGACCTTCGCCGGACGCCGCTGGACCTACCGCGCGCTGGACGCGGAAGTGGGGCGCTGGGTGGGTGCGCTCCAGTCGCGGGGCATTCGCGTGGGAGATCGGGTCGCATCGCTGGCGACCAGCCACGCCAGCTCCGTGTTCCTCTTCTTCGCGCTGGGACGCCTGGGGGCAGTACACGCTCCGCTCAATGCCCGGCTGACCTCGGCGGAGCTGGCGCCGCTCGTCGAGGACATCTCCCCACGGCTGACACTCGCCCTGAAGGCGCTGGTGGATCGCCTCCCGAATGCCGAGCCCCTGGAGACCTGGGCCGATGCCGTGGAGGCTCCCTCTTCGACCTGTGAGTCCCTGGAGGAGGCCACCCCGCGCGTGGTGCTCTTCACCTCCGGCACCACCGGTCGGCCCAAGGGAGCGGTGATCACGGAGGGCAATTTCCGAGCATCGGCGCGGTGCTCGGCGGCGAACCTGGGAGCTCATCCGGCGCCGCGTTGGCTGGGCACGCTCCCGCTCTTCCACGTGGGCGGGCTGGCGATGATGACCCGCACGGCCTACGACGGCGGCTGCCTCGTCTTGCACGACCGGTTCGAGCCGGAGTCGGTGAACCAGGCCATCGATGCCGAGGGCGTGAGCCACGCCAGCTTCGTGGCCACCACGCTGGAGCGGGTGCTCGACACGCGCGGCGATCGTCCGATGCCCGAGACCTTCCGGCTCGCGCTGATCGGCGGAGGACCGGTGCCCGCGCCGCTGCTGGCACGGGCTCGGGCGGCGAGGCTGCTAGCGCTGCAAACCTATGGATTGACGGAGGCGTGCTCGCAGGTGACGACCGAGCGCCCCACCGAGGCGGACGGACGCACGGCGGGACCCGCGCTGCCCGGGCTGGAGGTGCGCATCGTCTCCCCCGAGGGCGAGGTGCTCGGGCCGGGGAGGGAAGGGGACATCGAGGTCCGAGGCCCCACGGTGATGGCGGGCTACCTGAACCGCCCGGACGCCACGCGCGAGGCGCTGCGGGACGGCTGGCTGCGCACGCGAGACATGGGGATGCTGGACGAGCGCGGGCGCCTGACGGTGCTCTCCCGGCGCACGGACCTCATCGTCCGGGGAGGAGAGAACCTCTACCCGGCGGAGATCGAAACCGTGATCGCCGCGCACCCCGCGGTGCAGGAAGTGGCAGTGGTGGGCGTCGCGGACGCGCGCTGGGGCGAGGTGCCGGTGGCCTTCGTGGTGCTCCGCTCCGGGCAGGCGCTCCCGGAGGATCTCGACGGCTGGTGCCGGCGCTCCCTGGCGGGCTTCAAGGTCCCCGCGCGCTTCCTTCCCATCGACGCGCTGCCACGCAACGCAATGGGCAAGGTGGAGCGCACGGTGTTGCGCCAGCGAGCCTGA
- the menC gene encoding o-succinylbenzoate synthase, with protein sequence MRIIETRLAPSRLEFVRPLKTARATYAAREGFLVRLVDEEGRVGQGEAMPLPEFGTESLDTCERVLRGHLARLGEQLIADRLEAIPEVFTEPGTGSSWAPAAAHAVELALLDLLAQRRKVPLSQLLEPNARSEVRVNALLTAEKPEALAEEARQAVAEGFQTLKLKVAGRRLAEDEARVRAVREAVGSQVNLRLDANGGWSEGEAAQALDRLSAYRPELCEQPIPANELQGLGRLQQQAPFPLAADEAIASPELFPLLLKTASGVPAARVFVLKPMVLGGLLPALRFAQQAAQLGLESFVTSSLDGVVSRAGASHLAAALPSGRLASGLGVGRLFVREEPPEHPFRPVQGCIRLPETPGLGLST encoded by the coding sequence ATGCGTATTATCGAGACGCGGCTGGCCCCCTCGCGGCTGGAGTTCGTCCGCCCGCTGAAGACGGCGCGGGCGACGTACGCGGCTCGGGAGGGCTTCCTCGTCCGGCTGGTGGATGAAGAGGGGCGCGTGGGCCAGGGCGAGGCGATGCCCCTGCCGGAGTTCGGCACGGAGTCGCTCGACACGTGCGAGCGTGTCCTGCGTGGCCACCTGGCGCGGTTGGGTGAACAGCTGATCGCCGACCGCCTCGAGGCCATCCCGGAGGTGTTCACCGAGCCAGGTACGGGCAGCTCTTGGGCTCCCGCCGCGGCTCACGCGGTGGAGCTGGCGCTGCTGGATCTGCTCGCCCAGCGGCGGAAGGTGCCGCTGAGCCAGCTCCTCGAGCCGAACGCGCGCTCCGAGGTTCGGGTCAACGCGCTGCTCACGGCGGAGAAGCCGGAGGCGCTCGCGGAGGAGGCTCGGCAGGCGGTGGCGGAGGGCTTTCAGACCCTGAAGCTCAAGGTCGCGGGCCGTCGGCTGGCAGAGGACGAGGCGCGTGTTCGCGCGGTCCGGGAAGCGGTGGGTTCCCAGGTGAATCTCCGCCTCGATGCCAACGGAGGATGGTCGGAAGGGGAGGCGGCCCAGGCCTTGGACCGGTTGAGCGCATACCGCCCGGAGCTGTGCGAACAGCCCATTCCGGCGAACGAGCTGCAAGGCCTGGGGCGGCTGCAGCAGCAGGCGCCGTTCCCACTGGCAGCGGACGAGGCGATCGCGTCGCCAGAGCTCTTCCCCCTGCTCCTGAAGACCGCCAGCGGGGTGCCCGCCGCGCGCGTCTTCGTCCTCAAGCCGATGGTCCTGGGAGGGCTGCTGCCCGCGCTGAGGTTCGCCCAGCAAGCCGCCCAACTGGGCTTGGAGTCCTTCGTGACGAGCTCGCTCGATGGTGTCGTCTCGCGCGCGGGTGCGTCACATCTGGCGGCGGCGTTGCCCTCGGGGCGTCTGGCTTCGGGGCTGGGCGTCGGCAGGCTCTTCGTGCGCGAGGAGCCTCCGGAGCACCCCTTTCGCCCGGTCCAGGGCTGCATCCGTCTCCCGGAGACACCAGGGCTCGGACTTTCCACATGA
- a CDS encoding 1,4-dihydroxy-2-naphthoate polyprenyltransferase: MNSPALSLEPQARPRATLKTWFMAARPKTLTAALVPVGVGTGLAFGNGVGRWLPAVAALVGALLIQIGTNLTNDYYDFKKGADTSERLGPVRVTQSGLIAPGSVLAGALACFALAILSGIYLVSVGGWPIVAIGLTSVLCGYAYTGGPFPLAYNGLGDAFVFVFFGLVAVTGTYYVQSLTVSPGAWWAAVPVGALGTALLVVNNLRDVHTDAKAGKRTLIVRLGTRAGKAEYILMLLAAYATPFAMFGLGLAGPWVFLALLSAPLALGPLRLVLGAQGAALNAALGGTARLQLVFGLLFAVGLSLR; this comes from the coding sequence ATGAATTCTCCTGCTTTGTCTCTGGAGCCTCAGGCCCGCCCCCGTGCCACGCTCAAGACGTGGTTCATGGCTGCTCGTCCGAAGACGCTCACCGCCGCCCTCGTGCCGGTGGGAGTCGGCACGGGCCTGGCGTTTGGCAATGGGGTGGGGCGCTGGCTGCCGGCGGTCGCCGCGCTCGTGGGCGCGCTGCTCATCCAGATCGGCACCAATCTCACCAACGATTATTACGACTTCAAGAAGGGCGCGGACACGTCCGAGCGTCTAGGGCCGGTGCGCGTCACCCAGAGTGGTCTCATCGCCCCGGGCTCGGTGCTGGCGGGGGCGCTGGCGTGCTTCGCCTTGGCCATTCTCTCGGGCATCTACCTGGTGTCGGTGGGTGGGTGGCCCATCGTGGCGATTGGCCTCACCTCGGTGCTGTGCGGCTACGCCTATACGGGCGGGCCGTTCCCGCTGGCCTACAACGGCCTCGGGGATGCGTTCGTGTTCGTCTTCTTCGGGCTCGTGGCGGTGACGGGGACCTATTACGTCCAGTCGCTCACGGTGAGCCCGGGAGCGTGGTGGGCCGCGGTGCCGGTAGGCGCGTTGGGCACGGCGCTGTTGGTCGTCAACAACCTGCGCGACGTGCATACGGACGCGAAGGCCGGCAAGCGCACCCTGATCGTGCGGTTAGGCACCCGGGCGGGCAAGGCGGAGTACATCCTGATGCTCCTGGCCGCGTACGCCACGCCGTTCGCGATGTTCGGGCTCGGCCTGGCGGGCCCGTGGGTGTTCCTGGCGCTGCTGAGCGCTCCGTTGGCGTTGGGGCCGCTGCGGCTCGTGCTGGGGGCGCAGGGGGCGGCGCTGAACGCGGCGCTGGGTGGTACGGCGCGGCTCCAGCTCGTTTTTGGCCTGCTCTTCGCCGTGGGGTTGAGCCTGAGGTGA
- the menH gene encoding 2-succinyl-6-hydroxy-2,4-cyclohexadiene-1-carboxylate synthase, translated as MGVTLAYSMWGQGTRPLVLLHGFTGNRSSFDHLRPMLGGAVKAIAVDLPGHGETPLPERKGREGFIETVQAVVELVERLGLHSVDLMGYSQGARIALGAALHSPRHFGRLILESGSPGLHRRMERAERREEDGRRASFIQLNGVEAFIDRWEAMPLFDGLRRLPPEQQAALRQRRSSCTVEGLVGALGCLGLGVQPDYWSELHRQRLPTLLLTGAQDEKFTQLARRMATELPVVWRHTFENCGHAPHLEVPEAFAREVLAFLDTPWYESPEFESASPESPS; from the coding sequence ATGGGTGTGACACTGGCATACAGCATGTGGGGGCAGGGGACTCGGCCGCTCGTGCTCCTGCATGGCTTCACTGGCAACCGCAGTTCCTTTGATCACCTGCGCCCGATGCTGGGCGGCGCGGTAAAGGCCATCGCGGTGGATCTGCCGGGGCACGGAGAGACGCCGCTGCCCGAGCGCAAGGGCCGAGAGGGCTTCATCGAGACGGTGCAGGCGGTGGTGGAGCTGGTGGAGCGGCTGGGGCTGCACTCCGTGGATCTGATGGGCTACTCGCAGGGAGCGCGGATCGCGCTGGGCGCGGCGCTGCACTCCCCGAGGCACTTTGGCCGGCTCATCCTGGAGAGCGGCTCGCCAGGCCTGCACCGGCGCATGGAGCGCGCGGAGCGGCGCGAGGAGGACGGCCGGCGCGCCTCCTTCATCCAGCTCAACGGCGTGGAAGCCTTCATCGATCGCTGGGAGGCGATGCCCCTGTTCGACGGCTTGAGGCGCCTGCCGCCCGAGCAGCAGGCCGCCCTGCGGCAGCGCCGTTCGTCCTGCACCGTCGAGGGGCTGGTGGGCGCGCTGGGGTGCCTGGGGCTCGGGGTGCAGCCGGATTACTGGTCCGAGCTGCACCGCCAGCGCCTGCCGACGCTGCTGCTCACCGGAGCGCAGGACGAGAAGTTCACGCAGCTGGCGCGGCGCATGGCGACCGAGCTGCCCGTCGTCTGGCGCCACACCTTCGAGAACTGCGGGCACGCTCCGCACCTGGAGGTTCCGGAGGCGTTCGCGCGCGAGGTGCTCGCCTTCCTCGATACGCCTTGGTACGAGTCGCCCGAATTCGAGAGCGCCTCGCCCGAGAGTCCTTCCTGA
- a CDS encoding amidohydrolase family protein has product MTQKIDAYTHLSPPGFLDFLEGLSGSPHVFRKLFANTPTLVDTDQRLRQMDKYGIDSNVVVPLPWIEGIRGVYDDPALSVKAARLCNDGLRMVTLAHPGRFHGVALLPSAAGPQQMVSELERSVEELGLAGGVLFFGPTVKPPDHPDYEPLYQKAEQLDVPLWLHPCRPGSHADYPEEKFSKYLIWQTLGWVTDSSVAMARLVFSGVFQRYPDLKLITHHHGALIPTFAKRMQACYESFEECSGIDLQTPIEQPYIDHFKKFYCDTASLGFEPATIQLACDFFGVERVLFGSDSPMDSRSGEIFTPETDRTVAALKLTKAERQSIYGGNMLQLLSRGRKKKQKKAAARTAPQRPVRRAAGRR; this is encoded by the coding sequence ATGACCCAGAAGATCGACGCCTATACGCACCTGAGCCCCCCGGGGTTCCTGGACTTCCTGGAGGGGCTCAGCGGCAGCCCGCACGTCTTCCGCAAGCTCTTCGCCAACACGCCCACGCTGGTCGACACGGATCAGCGCCTGCGGCAGATGGACAAGTACGGCATCGACTCGAACGTCGTGGTGCCGTTGCCGTGGATCGAGGGGATCCGGGGCGTCTATGACGATCCCGCCCTGTCGGTGAAGGCCGCGCGGCTGTGCAACGACGGGCTCCGCATGGTGACCCTGGCGCACCCGGGACGCTTCCACGGGGTGGCGCTGCTGCCGTCGGCGGCGGGCCCCCAGCAGATGGTCTCCGAGCTGGAGCGCTCCGTGGAGGAGCTGGGCCTGGCGGGCGGAGTCCTCTTCTTCGGGCCGACGGTCAAGCCGCCGGATCACCCCGACTACGAGCCGCTCTATCAGAAGGCCGAGCAGCTCGACGTTCCCCTCTGGCTGCATCCGTGCCGGCCCGGCTCGCACGCGGACTACCCGGAGGAGAAGTTCTCCAAGTACCTCATCTGGCAGACGCTGGGCTGGGTCACCGACAGCAGCGTGGCGATGGCGAGGTTGGTGTTCAGCGGGGTGTTCCAGCGCTACCCCGACCTGAAGCTCATCACCCACCACCACGGCGCGCTCATCCCCACCTTCGCGAAGCGGATGCAGGCCTGCTACGAGTCCTTCGAGGAGTGCAGCGGCATCGATCTGCAGACCCCGATCGAGCAGCCGTACATCGACCACTTCAAGAAGTTCTACTGCGACACGGCCTCGCTCGGCTTCGAGCCGGCGACCATCCAGCTCGCCTGCGACTTCTTCGGCGTGGAGCGGGTGCTCTTCGGCAGCGACTCGCCGATGGACTCGCGCTCCGGAGAGATCTTCACCCCGGAGACCGATCGGACGGTCGCGGCGCTGAAGCTCACCAAGGCCGAGCGGCAGAGCATCTACGGCGGCAACATGCTCCAGCTCCTGAGCCGCGGCAGGAAGAAGAAGCAGAAGAAGGCCGCGGCGCGGACCGCGCCCCAGAGACCTGTGCGCCGGGCCGCCGGCAGGCGCTGA
- a CDS encoding class I SAM-dependent methyltransferase, with amino-acid sequence MQGRAKNLGGEEEQGATPDQAAQLRGDSKREYVRSLFDTISPRYDFLRLLVFAGHTSLWYRRALRDLALRPGDRVLDVGCGTGESTRFLSRQYTGVRVEGMDLSPGMLSVARKHDPQGAYFEGDVCAIPRLTGAYDVVLTAFTYRNFPDQEAAMREMLRVLAPGGRLIILDHFYPRDSEVWRAVYTTWMRKVMPHVVSPFVKDNTPYRYLAESIINQLSISEFSELMSRCGAELVHSERYSGGAAARLIAKHHPSSNPGSRSR; translated from the coding sequence ATGCAGGGACGGGCCAAGAATCTCGGAGGCGAAGAGGAGCAGGGCGCGACACCTGATCAGGCGGCGCAGCTTCGAGGAGACTCGAAGCGGGAGTATGTGCGCTCGCTCTTCGACACCATCTCCCCGCGCTATGACTTCCTGCGGCTGTTGGTGTTCGCCGGTCATACCAGCCTCTGGTACCGGCGGGCGCTGCGCGATCTGGCCCTGCGCCCCGGAGATCGGGTGCTGGACGTGGGGTGCGGCACCGGCGAGTCGACCCGCTTCCTGAGCCGCCAGTACACGGGTGTTCGCGTCGAGGGCATGGATCTGTCTCCCGGTATGCTGAGCGTCGCGCGGAAGCACGATCCCCAGGGCGCGTACTTCGAAGGTGACGTGTGCGCGATTCCGCGGCTCACCGGTGCCTACGACGTGGTGCTCACGGCGTTCACGTACCGCAACTTCCCGGACCAGGAAGCCGCCATGCGGGAGATGCTGCGGGTGCTGGCGCCGGGCGGGCGGCTGATCATCCTCGACCACTTCTACCCTCGGGACTCGGAGGTGTGGCGCGCCGTGTACACGACGTGGATGCGGAAGGTGATGCCCCATGTCGTCAGCCCCTTCGTCAAGGACAACACCCCCTACCGCTACCTTGCCGAGAGCATCATCAACCAGCTGAGCATCTCCGAGTTCTCGGAGCTGATGTCCCGGTGTGGCGCCGAGCTGGTCCACAGCGAGCGCTACAGCGGCGGCGCGGCGGCGCGGCTCATCGCCAAGCACCACCCCTCCAGCAACCCCGGGAGCCGCTCGCGATGA